The Pseudomonas sp. Bout1 genomic sequence CAAGCTAGACCACGTCTTTGCTACGGGCGAACCTTTCATAGGGCGCGCTCTGCCGATCCAATTACAATGTGTGGTGGATGGTCCATTGGCGCAGTGCTATATCGACCTGATCTACCAACCTATTCGAGATCCTAGCGGTCAGATATCCGGAATATTTGTCCAAGGCAACGACGTCACTGAAGCATATGAACTCGCGCAGGAAGTTTCCTACCAGGCTGCTCACGATTCTTTGACGGGGCTGTACAACCGTCGAGAGTTTGATAAAAAAAGTCGCGAACTGGAAGGGCTTCCTGGTCCCCACGCCTTGTTGTACATGGATCTGGACCATTTCAAGATCATCAATGATCGTGGTGGCCATGCCGCGGGCGATGCATTGTTGCGGCAAGTGGCTGCAATTTTACAGCAACATGTCAGACATACCGATCTGCTGGCGCGTCTAGGCGGCGACGAGTTTGCCTTGATCCTGCGTGACTGCGCAGTAACAGATGCCATAGAGCTAGCGCACACGTTGCGCGGAAAAATTAGTGACATTCCTTTTTTATGGAACGAGCGTCGCTATAGCGTGACCCTCAGCGTCGGTCTTGTGGGATTTGGTACTCTTCAGTTCCTTCCATTCAGTGAGGCTTTGAGTCTAGCCGATATCGCTTGCTTTCTAGCCAAGGAAAAGGGCCGCAACCGTGTCCAGATTAGCTACGCCGACGATCTGGAAATCACTGAGCGGCAGCGTGACATGGACTGGGTCAGCCATATCAAGGATTGCATCAGGGATGATCGAGTCGTGCTGCATGGGCAAACCTTCACCGCCATGCTGGTGCAGCAGCACGATGCTGTCGAGTGTCGTGAAATACTGGCCCGTTTGTTGGACACCCAAGGTAATTTAATTTACCCCGGGTCGTTTATTCCGGCAGCCGAACGTTTTGGGCTTATCGACGAACTGGATCGCCATATTATTCGCAAAGCGTTCTCGAAATTGCAGAGTTTGTCGGCACATCAACGCGCCAAAACCCGCTATTTCATTAATGTATCGGGCATTACCTTAAGTACCCCAGGGTTTTCTGCATACATTGCACGGATGCTAGCTGACTACGTTGATGTGCGACCTTGCCAGGTATGCTTCGAAGTGACAGAAACAGCGGCCATCTCAAGCTTGGCGCACACGGCCCAAATAATCCAACAGCTAGTCGAGCAAGGGTTCAGCTTTGCGCTGGATGATTTTGGCAGCGGCATGTCTTCCTTTTCTTATCTTCAGCAACTGCCTGTTCAGTACGTCAAAATAGACGGTGAGTTTATCAAAGGAATTCTGACCCATCCGGCAGGTGCCTCTATCGTAGAAGCCGTTGTGAACGTCGCACGCGTGATGAATATCTTAACGGTCGCCGAGTCGGTTGAATTTCCCGAGTTGTTGCCCCTATTGCTAGAAATAGGTGTTGACTACGGCCAGGGATTTGCGCTGCATCGGCCAGAGCCACTATAGGCCAGTAACTGCCGAGGCGAAACGCAAGCGCAACGCACCGTCCTCGGTGCTGCTGATGAGACGGTAGTCACCGACTTGATATTTCCAAAAATTTCCTAGCCGGGAGCCTTTTAAGCTTCGCCAATACTGCGCGATCTTCTGGAGTGGACATCCGCTCATGCAGAAATAGCAGGATGCTTGGCACGTGGATCAAGCTTGCCCAGCTCGCTCCGCCGCGCGGTCAAATTCAATCCGCCAAGCATAGCGCTTCATGACATCCTCAAGGGTTACTGTTGCCGAGTGACCTGCGCGGTTAGCAGTCCGTACATCTCAGCTCTATGACTTGACAGAGCACTTAGCTTACGAAAATTTCCGTTTTCTCTATTCACCCCAACTAACAACACAAGGGGAAGGTCTAGCCATGGAACCGCATCTCAATACCCCGGACCCGGAAATCAATTCCGAGGACACGTTAGAGGATCTACTGGACGATCTTGAGCGATCACCCGTTGGCATCTGGCAGAACCTCAGCTACATCAACACGCATGAGCTACAGAGCATTAAAGAGTTTTCAAGAAACTTAACCGCCGCTGTCGATGAAGAGCAGCGGTTACAAGCTGGGATCTTCCCCAATCGGGCACGGCCATTTGCCCGGTCTGCTTTGCCACGTCGCAAGAAGCCGATTTGAAGCAACGGAAAACGCCGGATGAAGATGAGAAGGTCACCTACATTTGGACATGCCCGGCCTGTGATGAATCTGCTGATTATCGGAAATGGAGCTTGAGCCAAAACCGATTGGCTCAACGGGAAATTACGCTTTGGTATTCCCATGTTCTGCCAGGGGAACAGGTCGATTACGTTCCTTTCCCCGACGCAGATCCGGAGCGACATAACGTCAGCGGTCCCGCTTATATTCTTGAGGGGCATACTGCGGTTGTTGATTCGGAGGGGAAATCAGGCTGTGTCGCGGCACGGGCTTGCATTCCGGTGAATCAGGGGTTTGGGGAGCAATGGAACCAAAAACCAACATAAGCCCTACCACCTCCGCTCAGAGCCCTCTTCCCAGGCATCCGCCTCGATAAAGCAATTACGCATCTCGGCCTCTTGGCTGATCTCGGTCAGCAGATCATGTACCGTCTTATCCAGTGCCTCATCGTTGCGATAGGGAATGCTCAGCGCGTAGTTGCCCGACTCAAGCAGCTTCATGCCGTAAGGTTCCAGGCAGTAACGCTCGATATTCTCCAGTGCCCGTTTTTTACCACGCACGAACTTGCTGTTGTTCTCGACGGCCAGGCGCAATATGACCGTCGCGATCCGTTCGGCATTGTCCACTGCCGGTGGGACCGTGATGTTGAGATGCTGGGTGATTTTTGCGGGTACGCCGATCGTTATGCCGCGATGCCGGAGGTAGCGGTAAAGCGTGCTTTTGGAAATGTGCAGTTTCTTGCCAATGGCGCTCACACTTAACCGACCCTCTCGGTACAGCGTTTCTGCGGCCATAGCGGTCGCTTCCGCCTGAGCGGGCAGCCCCTTCGGGCGGCCACCGACTCGACCACGTGACCGTGCAGCGGACAAGCCTGCCTGTGTGCGCTCACGAATCAACTCACGTTCGAACTCTGCCAATGAAGCGAACAGGTTGAACACAAAGCGGCCTTGCGCGTGGGTGGTATCGATGGGGTCATTCAGACTTTGCAGGCCAACGTTACGAGCGGCCAATTCACCGACCAGTTCGACCAGGTGCTTGAGCGAGCGCCCTAGACGATCCAGCTTCCAAATCACCACAGCATCACCGGCCCGTACATGAACCAATAATTTGTCCAGTTCCGGACGTGCGCTTTTTGAGCCGCTGGCAACGTCTTGATAGATCCGCTCGCACCCTGCCTTTGTCAGAGCATCGATCTGGAGGTCGGCGTTCTGATCCCGAGTACTCACCCGCGCATAGCCAATTTTCATCAAAAGTACCGTTTACTCAACAGAGAAATTGAAAATAGAACCTTGATTAACGATACCAGTATTTAAAACCATAATATGGGCTAACTCGGAGCTGGGCAGGTCTTCCGTTAAAGTTCTATAAAACGAGGGTTTTATCGAACCGTTGCGGCGCAGTGAGGATCGAGTGTATAAACACATAAACACCTAACATTGGAAAAAGTCATGAATACCACTCGCTGGAACGTCGCCGTCTCCACCGACACCGACCAATCGCTTCGCATGTTTCTGGCCAGCCAAGGCGGTGGCCGTAAGGGCGACCTGTCGCGCTTCATCGAAGAAGCGGTGCGGGCACACATCCTGGAGCTGAGCGCCGAACAGGCCAAGGTTTCCAATGCCCATCTGAGTGAGGCCGAACTGACCGAAGCGGTTGAAGAAGCGCTCGACTGGGCGCGTAAGCGCTGATGCGGGTTGTATTGGATACCAACATTCTGTTCAGTGCGCTGATCTCACCGCATGGGTCTCCTGATGCGATCTATCGGGCCTGGCGTTCAGCTCGCTTCGAGGTGGTGACTTCACGGGCACAGCTCGACGAAATTCGTCGCGCCAGTCGTTACCCCAAGCTTCAGGCCATCCTTCAGCCTGCCAAAGTGGGGGCCATGATCAATAACCTGCAACGCGCCGTGGTATTGGAGCGGTTGACCATTGAGGTTGAAGCCGATGATCCGGATGACTCTTTTCTGCTGGCCATGGCTTTGGCGGGCAATGCGGACTACCTAGTAACCGGTGATCGACGCGCAGGCCTCTTGCAGCGCGGACATATCGAACGCACGCGGATTGTCACCCCCGCCGTGTTCTGCGCCGAGGTACTGTGATCGATGCCGGTTGGTTTTCTGACTCAGGAGCAACGCGACGGCTTTGGTCGCTACATCGATGCGCCCAGCCGTGATGAACTGGAGCGCTACTTCCACCTGAGCGATGAAGACCGTGAAGCCGTCCAGGTACTACGGGGCAACCATAACCGCTTGGGCTATGCCGTTCTGCTGACTACCGTTCGCTTCGTCGGTGTTTTGCCGGACAAACCCACGGCTGTGCCGGTGGAAGTCCTGCTTGTGCTTTGTCGGCAATTGGCAATCGCCGACCCTGACTGTCTTGTACGTTATAGCGATCATCGTCGCTGGATACATGCGGCCGATATTCAAGAGCGCTATGGCTATCGCCACTTTACTGACCCAGGCATCGGCTTTCGTTTGAGCCGATGGCTGTATGCCCTTTGCTGGACTGGTACTGATCGTCCTGGCGTGCTGTTCGAACGAGCTACCTCATGGCTGCTCACACAGAAAGTCCTATTGCCCGGAATTTCCCAGTTAGAGCGCTTCATTGCCCAACTGCGTAGCCGGGTTGAAGAACGCCTCTGGTACACCTTGGGCCGCAGCGTGACCGAGGAGCAAAGACAGCACCTACAAGACTTGCTTCTGGTGGCCGAAGGCAACCGTAGTTCCCGACTGGATCAACTACGCTCCGGCCCGGTGATGGTCAGTGGCCCTGCACTGGTTCGGGCGCTGCGTCGGCTGGATGATGTACGCGGGTTGGGTATCGCCTTACCGGCAGCTGCGCATATCCCTCCCAGCCGCATTGCCGCCCTGGCTCGCTTTGCCAACACCGCGAAGGTCACGGCCATCAATCGACTGCCGGCGTCGCGCCGGTTGGCGACGTTGGTGGCATTCGCGGTTTCCTTGGAAGCCAGTGCGCACGACGATGCTCTGGAAGTTCTGGAAGCGCTACTGCGTGATATCTTCAACAACGCAGAGAAGGCTGACAAGAAGGCTCGGTTGCGTAGTCTAAAAGACCTGGATCGCTCGGCGGCAATGCTCGCCGCTGCGTGCAAGGTCGTGCTGGATAGCTCGATCAGCGATGACAATGTCCGTGCCCGGCTGTTCAACGACCTGCCACGTGTCACGCTGGAGAAAGCCCTGGAAGAGGTCAATGCGTTGATCCGTCCGGCCAACGATGTGTTTTACCTCGCTCTGGAGGAGCGCTACCGCAGCGTGCGCCGTTTCCTTCCTGACTTATTGAAACATATTCGCTTCGGCTTCAGCCCGGCGGGTAAGGGTGTGGCGGCTAGTTTGGACTGGTTGCAACTGAACTTGCCTCGCAGGAAGCCGGAGGATGACGTGCCGCAGGAGATCGTGGCCAAGGCTTGGCAGAACCACATCACTCGCGAAGATGGCTCCCTCGACATGGGCGCCTATGTCTTCTGCACGCTTGATGCACTACGCACGGCCCTACGCCGCCGCGATGTCTTTGTTGCACCCAGTTGGCGCTATGCCGACCCGCGTATCGGTCTGCTCGATGGTGCAGAATGGCTGTCGGCGCGACCGATCATCTGTCGCTCACTGGGCCTGACTGTGAACGCCAAAACCACCTTGGACGCCTTGTCTGCCGAGCTGGATGCGACTTGGTACGCAGTCGCCGCTCGCCTGCCCGACAATCCTGCGATCCAGTTGAGTGAGAATACAGAGGGCAAAACCGAGCTGTCCCTCGGAGCGCTGGAGAAGCTGGAAGAGCCCAACTCGTTGCTGCAACTGCGTGCAGCCGTGGCCGACTTGATGCCGCGTGTCGATTTGCCGGAAATCCTGTTAGAAATCGCCGCTCGTACCGGCTTCACTGAAGCCTTCACCCATGTGTCCGAACGCAATGCGCGGGCCGACAACTTGGTGAC encodes the following:
- a CDS encoding ribbon-helix-helix domain-containing protein, whose product is MNTTRWNVAVSTDTDQSLRMFLASQGGGRKGDLSRFIEEAVRAHILELSAEQAKVSNAHLSEAELTEAVEEALDWARKR
- a CDS encoding putative toxin-antitoxin system toxin component, PIN family; the encoded protein is MRVVLDTNILFSALISPHGSPDAIYRAWRSARFEVVTSRAQLDEIRRASRYPKLQAILQPAKVGAMINNLQRAVVLERLTIEVEADDPDDSFLLAMALAGNADYLVTGDRRAGLLQRGHIERTRIVTPAVFCAEVL
- a CDS encoding EAL domain-containing protein, which translates into the protein MSAQTIKDEGNEHLRLLFQQTPGFICVLRGQQHIFELANDAYYQLIGHRQILGSALSDVLPEVIEQGYLDKLDHVFATGEPFIGRALPIQLQCVVDGPLAQCYIDLIYQPIRDPSGQISGIFVQGNDVTEAYELAQEVSYQAAHDSLTGLYNRREFDKKSRELEGLPGPHALLYMDLDHFKIINDRGGHAAGDALLRQVAAILQQHVRHTDLLARLGGDEFALILRDCAVTDAIELAHTLRGKISDIPFLWNERRYSVTLSVGLVGFGTLQFLPFSEALSLADIACFLAKEKGRNRVQISYADDLEITERQRDMDWVSHIKDCIRDDRVVLHGQTFTAMLVQQHDAVECREILARLLDTQGNLIYPGSFIPAAERFGLIDELDRHIIRKAFSKLQSLSAHQRAKTRYFINVSGITLSTPGFSAYIARMLADYVDVRPCQVCFEVTETAAISSLAHTAQIIQQLVEQGFSFALDDFGSGMSSFSYLQQLPVQYVKIDGEFIKGILTHPAGASIVEAVVNVARVMNILTVAESVEFPELLPLLLEIGVDYGQGFALHRPEPL
- a CDS encoding Tn3 family transposase; the encoded protein is MPVGFLTQEQRDGFGRYIDAPSRDELERYFHLSDEDREAVQVLRGNHNRLGYAVLLTTVRFVGVLPDKPTAVPVEVLLVLCRQLAIADPDCLVRYSDHRRWIHAADIQERYGYRHFTDPGIGFRLSRWLYALCWTGTDRPGVLFERATSWLLTQKVLLPGISQLERFIAQLRSRVEERLWYTLGRSVTEEQRQHLQDLLLVAEGNRSSRLDQLRSGPVMVSGPALVRALRRLDDVRGLGIALPAAAHIPPSRIAALARFANTAKVTAINRLPASRRLATLVAFAVSLEASAHDDALEVLEALLRDIFNNAEKADKKARLRSLKDLDRSAAMLAAACKVVLDSSISDDNVRARLFNDLPRVTLEKALEEVNALIRPANDVFYLALEERYRSVRRFLPDLLKHIRFGFSPAGKGVAASLDWLQLNLPRRKPEDDVPQEIVAKAWQNHITREDGSLDMGAYVFCTLDALRTALRRRDVFVAPSWRYADPRIGLLDGAEWLSARPIICRSLGLTVNAKTTLDALSAELDATWYAVAARLPDNPAIQLSENTEGKTELSLGALEKLEEPNSLLQLRAAVADLMPRVDLPEILLEIAARTGFTEAFTHVSERNARADNLVTSLCAVLLGGACNTGLEPLTRNDNQALRRDRLSWVSQNYLRDDTLSAANAILVAAQSQLELAQVWGGGEVASADGMRFVVPVRTVHAGPNPKYFGTGRGVTWYNLISDQFSGLNAITVPGTLRDSLVLLAVVLEQQTELQPTQIMTDTGAYSDVVFGLFRLLGYHFCPRLADVGGTRFWRTRPDADYGKLNGLARQSVKLDLIAEHWDDLLRLAGSLKLGRVPATGIMRTLQTGDRPTRLAQALAEFGRIEKTLHTLTYIDDESKRRATLTQLNRGEGRHSLARAVFHGKRGELRQRYREGQEDQLGALGLVVNIIVLWNTLYMTAAVERLKQHGYPVQDEDLARLSPLIFEHINMLGRYSFAVPEEVARGELRPLRNPDDDI
- a CDS encoding recombinase family protein: MKIGYARVSTRDQNADLQIDALTKAGCERIYQDVASGSKSARPELDKLLVHVRAGDAVVIWKLDRLGRSLKHLVELVGELAARNVGLQSLNDPIDTTHAQGRFVFNLFASLAEFERELIRERTQAGLSAARSRGRVGGRPKGLPAQAEATAMAAETLYREGRLSVSAIGKKLHISKSTLYRYLRHRGITIGVPAKITQHLNITVPPAVDNAERIATVILRLAVENNSKFVRGKKRALENIERYCLEPYGMKLLESGNYALSIPYRNDEALDKTVHDLLTEISQEAEMRNCFIEADAWEEGSERRW